The following proteins come from a genomic window of Eisenibacter elegans DSM 3317:
- a CDS encoding DUF4349 domain-containing protein has product MKLFASLPLVIFSNILLMCSGPSSVSGSSSYYRADSYPSSAAHLSENALATPEVFNQKMIYTASIEVKVKEAATIPERIKAITAQYEGYIVRISERNATIKVPAARLNEAVEAMSALGKVKEKRIVAQDVTDAYNDAEIRLENLIQARKRYLELLEQAQTVEEILKVEKELERVNTEIETFKGRLQRMDNQVSYSEIYVQYDQKVKPGVLGYVFKGLYRGVRWLFVRGG; this is encoded by the coding sequence ATGAAACTCTTCGCAAGCTTGCCCCTTGTTATTTTTTCAAATATCTTATTGATGTGTAGCGGCCCTAGCAGTGTCAGTGGCAGCAGTAGTTATTACCGCGCTGACAGCTACCCAAGCAGCGCAGCCCACCTGAGCGAGAACGCATTGGCTACGCCGGAAGTATTCAATCAGAAAATGATTTACACGGCCTCTATCGAGGTCAAAGTAAAAGAAGCTGCCACAATTCCAGAACGCATCAAGGCCATTACGGCACAATATGAGGGCTATATCGTGCGCATCAGCGAACGCAATGCTACCATTAAAGTGCCCGCTGCCCGTCTCAACGAAGCCGTAGAAGCGATGAGTGCCTTGGGCAAGGTCAAAGAAAAGCGAATTGTTGCACAAGACGTAACCGACGCATATAACGATGCCGAAATACGCCTCGAAAACCTCATCCAAGCACGCAAACGCTACCTAGAGCTGCTCGAACAAGCCCAAACGGTGGAGGAAATCTTGAAGGTAGAAAAAGAACTAGAGCGTGTCAATACAGAAATCGAAACCTTCAAAGGCCGCCTACAACGAATGGACAATCAGGTGTCTTATTCCGAAATTTATGTACAGTATGACCAAAAGGTAAAACCCGGTGTACTAGGCTATGTCTTCAAAGGTTTGTACAGAGGAGTCCGTTGGTTATTTGTCAGAGGCGGGTAA
- a CDS encoding DUF4139 domain-containing protein, with product MLSLKHLRLGAVLLGIFGSCVCSCLQAQTQVAAFKNGTAFVVKKQQVAAPQGSYVLETLPKATFGSLWLYAPDNSITAVRSSEAEVLSAPNKATNLTQLLQANLQKRVRITLQSGVVYDGVATQLQEQLVVFKTQTGQWLSFHPSQIQLLDLLEAPSLDFRTTQKQRILHLQFQQPRAQQALTMMYMEHGISWVPSYAIRLLPNNQAQLSLRATLINDAEDLEDAQVNFVVGVPNFAYTYLESPLVSNQSLQSFIQTLNGRSNLYTDRSMARADIMSQSMVNVVDESAYMSNVFDPSELDGIEAEDLFFYNANRLTLKKGERAFVEILNQRMGYEDIYETTIPTNPSYSIRDYDTKRDDIHQVWHAIRLSNQTKLPWTTGTVMITKEVEGIDKPISQDKLSYTAVGMESKIKLTMSPNIIVKSTEREVAKEEDKRTKDKIYYDLITVEAKIEIANFQQKSLTLDINRSLTGTPLRSDYDWETTAVPSRSSSLNDQHQIRWKVKLKAGEKKELTYRYQVYLRK from the coding sequence ATGTTATCACTCAAACACCTTCGCTTAGGCGCAGTCCTGTTGGGCATTTTTGGCAGCTGTGTTTGTTCGTGCTTACAAGCTCAAACCCAAGTGGCGGCCTTCAAAAACGGAACCGCCTTTGTGGTCAAAAAGCAACAAGTTGCCGCACCACAAGGCAGTTATGTTCTCGAAACACTACCCAAAGCCACTTTTGGTTCTTTATGGTTGTATGCCCCCGACAACAGCATCACCGCCGTACGTTCCTCTGAGGCCGAAGTGTTGAGTGCGCCCAACAAAGCTACCAACCTGACCCAACTGCTCCAAGCCAACCTCCAAAAACGGGTTCGGATAACGTTACAAAGCGGTGTGGTGTATGATGGGGTAGCCACACAGCTACAAGAGCAGCTAGTAGTGTTCAAGACTCAGACAGGGCAGTGGCTTAGCTTTCACCCCAGCCAAATTCAACTGCTCGACTTACTCGAAGCGCCCTCGCTCGATTTTCGTACCACACAAAAACAACGCATCTTACACCTCCAATTCCAACAGCCTCGCGCACAACAGGCTCTGACGATGATGTATATGGAACACGGCATCAGCTGGGTTCCCAGTTATGCTATTCGGCTATTGCCCAACAATCAGGCTCAACTAAGTCTCAGAGCAACACTCATCAATGATGCCGAAGACCTCGAAGACGCTCAGGTGAATTTTGTGGTAGGGGTTCCCAATTTTGCCTATACCTATCTGGAATCGCCTTTGGTCAGCAACCAAAGCCTGCAAAGCTTTATCCAAACCCTCAACGGGCGTAGCAACCTCTATACAGACCGCTCTATGGCGCGTGCCGATATTATGTCTCAGTCGATGGTCAATGTAGTCGACGAAAGCGCCTATATGAGCAATGTGTTTGACCCTAGCGAGCTAGATGGGATAGAAGCCGAAGATTTGTTTTTTTATAATGCTAATCGCCTCACACTCAAAAAAGGAGAACGCGCCTTTGTCGAAATCCTAAACCAACGAATGGGCTACGAGGATATTTACGAAACCACTATCCCGACCAACCCCAGCTACAGCATCAGAGACTATGATACCAAGCGTGACGATATACACCAAGTGTGGCACGCTATTCGCCTCAGCAATCAAACCAAGCTCCCTTGGACTACAGGCACTGTGATGATTACCAAAGAAGTAGAAGGCATAGACAAGCCCATTAGCCAAGACAAACTGAGCTATACGGCTGTTGGGATGGAAAGCAAAATAAAACTCACTATGTCGCCCAATATCATTGTCAAAAGCACTGAACGCGAAGTAGCCAAAGAAGAAGACAAAAGAACCAAGGATAAGATTTATTATGACCTCATCACGGTAGAGGCCAAGATAGAGATTGCTAACTTCCAACAAAAAAGCCTCACCCTCGACATCAACCGCTCACTTACGGGCACGCCCTTACGCTCCGACTATGACTGGGAAACTACGGCTGTTCCTAGTCGTAGCTCAAGTCTCAACGACCAACACCAAATCCGGTGGAAAGTAAAACTCAAAGCTGGAGAAAAAAAGGAACTTACTTACCGATACCAAGTGTATTTGCGCAAGTAA
- a CDS encoding TetR/AcrR family transcriptional regulator — MQISERRKLEIESLKKLIIETALDIAIQDNWEEVSMRKIAEVIDYSPRMLYNYFKNKEDILENVSKRGFFKLRLMVSKRLLNTRKPLAALVAAAETYWEFAADNPELYELMYLMATPIDKEEDERILEAVSEALLKIQPNLQASDYRRYYESFLAIVHGHISLVLQEKLHLSAETVYEQMRQQVKLFTQYLQSQSLLAA, encoded by the coding sequence ATGCAAATCTCCGAACGCCGCAAACTCGAAATCGAGTCTCTCAAAAAACTTATCATCGAAACAGCACTCGACATCGCTATCCAAGATAATTGGGAAGAAGTATCTATGCGCAAAATCGCCGAAGTAATCGACTACAGCCCGCGTATGCTTTACAATTATTTTAAGAACAAAGAAGACATCCTCGAAAACGTATCCAAGCGGGGCTTTTTCAAGCTTCGCCTGATGGTAAGCAAGCGTTTGCTCAACACCCGCAAGCCTCTGGCAGCCTTGGTAGCCGCTGCCGAAACCTACTGGGAGTTTGCTGCCGACAACCCAGAGCTGTATGAGTTGATGTATCTGATGGCTACGCCTATCGACAAAGAAGAAGATGAACGCATCTTAGAAGCTGTCTCCGAGGCGCTGCTCAAGATTCAGCCTAACCTCCAAGCAAGCGATTATCGGCGCTATTATGAGTCTTTTTTGGCCATCGTACACGGGCACATTTCTTTAGTTTTGCAGGAAAAGTTACATCTTTCAGCAGAAACTGTATATGAGCAAATGCGCCAGCAAGTCAAACTATTTACACAGTACTTACAAAGCCAAAGCTTGTTGGCTGCCTAA
- a CDS encoding PspA/IM30 family protein, producing MGIFGRISDIFKSNVNDALDKMEDPEKMIKQMIIEMQEGLSKATSSLATAMAQEKKMEREYNKHAQAAQEWESKAAAALNAGKEDLARQALSQKAQHDGQAAQYKQMFDHAASETRKLREMVDNLKAKLNEAKMKESTLIARSQMAKTQKKLAKEVGSFDASSNFSKFDKFEEKILKAEAEAQAFTELASDGSASLNDEFKQLAQSSQVDDELAKLRAKLNQGQ from the coding sequence ATGGGAATCTTCGGAAGAATTTCAGACATCTTTAAATCAAATGTCAATGACGCGCTAGACAAAATGGAAGATCCTGAAAAAATGATCAAGCAAATGATCATTGAAATGCAGGAAGGTTTGTCTAAAGCAACCTCTAGCCTCGCGACGGCCATGGCACAGGAGAAAAAGATGGAGCGCGAGTATAATAAGCACGCTCAGGCTGCCCAAGAGTGGGAAAGTAAAGCCGCAGCCGCACTCAATGCAGGCAAAGAAGACCTAGCCCGCCAAGCCTTGTCGCAAAAAGCACAACACGACGGACAGGCCGCACAATACAAGCAAATGTTTGACCATGCCGCCTCCGAAACACGCAAACTGCGCGAAATGGTCGACAATCTCAAGGCCAAACTAAACGAAGCCAAGATGAAGGAAAGCACCCTCATTGCCCGCAGCCAAATGGCCAAAACACAGAAAAAACTAGCCAAAGAAGTCGGCAGCTTCGATGCGAGCAGCAACTTCTCTAAGTTTGATAAGTTTGAAGAAAAAATCCTCAAAGCTGAAGCCGAAGCACAAGCCTTTACCGAACTGGCCAGCGATGGCTCTGCCTCCCTCAATGATGAGTTCAAGCAACTTGCCCAAAGCTCTCAAGTAGACGATGAGCTGGCAAAGCTACGCGCCAAGCTCAACCAAGGTCAATAA
- a CDS encoding T3SS (YopN, CesT) and YbjN peptide-binding chaperone 1, whose product MPKFQVLKSGVNEALIAATRKKIEAYTNELFHDYEIIAVDDLYSFSFGSITVNIEVLPWHSEDVLVKVYAYIAEGKELSAQEAGTLLHFNANIPFGAFGMNFEKQAVFSYSLAGANIDLNEFQAAVQMVAKTADEYDEVIKEGALSAE is encoded by the coding sequence ATGCCTAAATTCCAAGTACTTAAATCAGGTGTTAACGAAGCCTTGATTGCCGCCACCCGAAAAAAAATCGAAGCTTATACCAACGAACTCTTCCACGACTATGAAATCATCGCCGTTGATGATCTCTACTCGTTTTCTTTTGGTAGCATCACCGTCAATATCGAGGTCTTGCCTTGGCATAGCGAAGATGTGTTGGTGAAGGTATACGCCTACATTGCCGAAGGCAAAGAACTGAGCGCACAAGAAGCGGGCACGCTGCTCCATTTCAACGCCAATATCCCCTTCGGTGCTTTTGGGATGAACTTTGAGAAACAAGCTGTATTCTCTTACTCATTGGCCGGTGCCAATATCGACCTCAATGAGTTTCAGGCCGCCGTACAGATGGTCGCCAAAACAGCAGATGAGTATGACGAAGTAATCAAGGAAGGTGCGCTAAGCGCCGAATAA
- a CDS encoding E3 ubiquitin ligase family protein, protein MGVNLLIGFLLFGLSGLLVYLRKSALNKVLNVKYYETSKIADVVDNYNSIKDSVGEGHFSDVVELKGVGKANNPVRAEHTGQEVLYYKAEIIREYEVTVESRDNEGNVTRKKERRSDTMSTNSQYAQDAYVEDGSGQVIRLDLEGAELHPRQTLNEFRNEAPSVGGVLGSAISGSRTLGYRYREEVIPIGANLYVLGEASDRRGGLAIVKPADKKVNYIVSTKSEEEIVKSAEGSAQWQLIGAIASAVIGVGVIIAGFFS, encoded by the coding sequence ATGGGTGTCAATCTACTCATCGGATTTTTATTGTTCGGCCTGAGCGGATTGTTGGTATACCTGCGCAAAAGTGCCCTCAACAAAGTCTTGAATGTCAAATATTATGAAACATCCAAGATAGCCGACGTAGTCGATAACTATAATAGTATCAAAGACAGCGTAGGCGAAGGGCACTTTAGCGATGTGGTAGAGCTGAAGGGAGTGGGGAAAGCCAACAATCCTGTGCGCGCAGAACATACCGGCCAAGAGGTCTTGTATTATAAGGCCGAAATCATCCGTGAATACGAAGTAACGGTTGAAAGCCGAGACAACGAAGGTAACGTTACCCGCAAAAAAGAGCGCCGTAGCGACACCATGTCTACTAATTCTCAATATGCCCAAGATGCATATGTAGAGGATGGTAGTGGGCAGGTTATCCGCCTAGACCTCGAAGGGGCAGAGCTGCACCCCCGCCAAACCCTGAATGAGTTTCGAAACGAAGCCCCTTCTGTTGGTGGAGTCTTGGGCAGTGCCATCTCCGGTTCTCGTACCCTTGGCTATCGTTACCGCGAAGAGGTCATCCCTATAGGGGCTAATCTCTATGTCTTAGGCGAAGCCTCAGACCGCCGCGGTGGGTTGGCGATTGTAAAACCTGCTGACAAAAAGGTCAACTATATTGTCTCGACCAAGTCGGAGGAAGAAATCGTCAAATCAGCAGAAGGCAGCGCCCAATGGCAACTCATAGGCGCAATAGCGTCTGCCGTGATTGGAGTAGGGGTCATCATTGCAGGATTTTTTTCCTAA
- a CDS encoding LysE family translocator has translation MVYPILQGIAYGVVMAFMIGPVFFTLLRTSIDRGIRSGVMLAAGISISEAFIIAVCYAGIAILDNNLNFQSVMGVLGGLLMMSFGIAIVLKSRRPEALIHKPEPSTRETRNHYIRCVAEGFLLNVLNPFVYIFWIGIVGATVIKTNYDISQTAVLFGFTVLTVFLTDVGKVYISHHISQYLTGRTLSLIDRFVGLALMSFGLYLFYFGVFGETVYQTVTRWGTLLV, from the coding sequence ATGGTATATCCCATCTTACAAGGCATTGCCTACGGAGTTGTTATGGCCTTTATGATTGGTCCCGTATTCTTCACCCTCTTGCGTACCAGCATCGACCGAGGCATCCGCTCCGGCGTGATGCTGGCCGCCGGTATCTCTATCAGCGAAGCCTTTATTATTGCAGTATGCTATGCAGGCATTGCTATTTTGGATAATAACCTCAACTTCCAGTCGGTAATGGGCGTATTGGGTGGATTATTGATGATGAGCTTTGGGATTGCGATTGTACTCAAATCGCGCCGCCCCGAGGCACTTATCCACAAACCTGAGCCTAGCACTCGCGAAACCCGCAACCACTATATCCGCTGTGTGGCTGAGGGTTTTTTGCTCAATGTGCTCAACCCCTTTGTGTACATCTTTTGGATAGGCATTGTAGGTGCTACTGTCATCAAGACCAATTATGACATCAGTCAGACGGCAGTGCTCTTTGGCTTTACAGTCTTGACAGTCTTCCTGACCGATGTGGGGAAAGTCTACATCTCACACCACATCAGCCAGTACTTGACAGGCCGCACTCTTTCGCTCATCGACCGGTTTGTGGGGCTTGCCTTGATGAGCTTTGGGCTATATTTGTTTTATTTTGGTGTTTTTGGAGAAACAGTATACCAAACCGTTACTCGATGGGGCACACTCTTGGTTTAG
- a CDS encoding GH3 family domain-containing protein: MAILGTLLKQGIKLRRSIEQDNKPPLSLQARQLYQLLSAARGTAFGKYYDFDAILDMYPQGVQAFMQAYQERVPLFNYDSIYEQWWHRAHKNAEPNVAWKGRVKYFALSSGTSGSPSKHIPVTQQMLKAIHRASIRQILSLSNFKEVPSKMYSKGLLALGGSTHLNRRGTFFEGDLSGITASNIPFWFQHFYKPGRRIAKNTDWDAKLEEIVRKAEKWDIAFMAGVPAWIQIMMEKIIEHYKLNNIHELWPNLTAYAFGGVSFDPYRKGFEKLLGKPIIYIETYLASEGFIAFQTHPNQHLRLILNNGIFFEFVPFNEDNFDADGELLPQAKALTIDQVEEETHYALLLSTCAGAWRYLIGDVIQFVNKERSEIIITGRTKHFLSLCGEHLSVDNMNKAIELVSEELNLAIKEFTVAGVPHDTLFAHQWYIGSDENIDETQLRDRIDAHLQHLNDDYKVERSAALKEICVKVLPTALFYKWLETQGKVGGQHKFPRVLKKAQYQAWLSFLETQGIPLPKASF; this comes from the coding sequence ATGGCCATTTTAGGAACACTGCTCAAACAAGGCATCAAGCTGCGCCGCAGCATCGAACAAGACAATAAACCGCCCTTATCCCTTCAAGCCCGCCAACTGTATCAACTGCTCAGTGCCGCACGTGGTACTGCTTTTGGTAAATATTATGACTTTGACGCTATCCTCGATATGTATCCGCAAGGGGTGCAAGCCTTTATGCAAGCCTATCAAGAGCGTGTGCCTTTGTTCAACTATGACAGCATCTATGAGCAATGGTGGCATAGAGCTCACAAAAATGCAGAACCTAATGTGGCTTGGAAAGGCCGGGTGAAGTATTTTGCGCTCAGCTCAGGTACGTCTGGCTCTCCTAGCAAACATATTCCCGTTACACAGCAGATGCTCAAGGCTATCCACCGTGCCAGCATTCGGCAGATTCTCTCTCTGTCGAACTTCAAAGAAGTCCCTAGTAAGATGTATAGCAAAGGATTACTGGCATTAGGTGGCAGCACACACCTCAACCGTCGAGGGACTTTCTTTGAGGGCGACCTCAGTGGCATCACTGCCAGTAATATTCCTTTTTGGTTTCAGCATTTTTACAAACCCGGCAGGCGTATTGCCAAAAATACCGACTGGGACGCAAAGCTGGAAGAGATTGTCCGAAAAGCCGAAAAATGGGATATTGCCTTTATGGCTGGTGTGCCAGCTTGGATTCAGATTATGATGGAGAAAATCATTGAGCATTACAAACTCAATAATATTCACGAATTGTGGCCCAACCTTACCGCCTATGCCTTTGGTGGCGTATCCTTTGACCCCTACCGCAAAGGCTTCGAGAAGCTGCTCGGCAAGCCCATCATCTATATCGAGACATATTTAGCCTCCGAAGGTTTTATCGCCTTCCAGACACACCCCAACCAACACCTGCGGCTAATCCTCAACAATGGGATTTTCTTTGAATTTGTACCCTTCAACGAGGATAACTTCGATGCAGATGGTGAGCTATTGCCACAGGCCAAAGCCCTGACAATAGATCAAGTAGAAGAAGAGACACACTATGCGCTCTTGCTTTCTACTTGTGCAGGCGCTTGGCGCTATCTCATTGGAGATGTAATCCAGTTTGTAAACAAAGAACGCAGTGAAATCATCATCACTGGGCGTACAAAACATTTCCTGAGCCTCTGTGGCGAACACCTATCGGTCGATAATATGAACAAGGCCATAGAGCTAGTGAGCGAAGAGCTGAACCTCGCTATCAAGGAGTTTACGGTAGCCGGTGTGCCCCACGATACCCTATTTGCGCACCAGTGGTATATTGGCTCTGACGAAAACATAGATGAAACCCAGCTCCGAGACCGCATAGACGCACACCTACAACACCTCAACGATGACTACAAAGTAGAGCGCAGCGCAGCCCTCAAAGAGATTTGTGTGAAAGTATTGCCCACAGCGCTGTTTTACAAATGGCTGGAAACTCAAGGCAAGGTAGGCGGGCAACACAAGTTCCCCCGAGTCCTCAAAAAAGCCCAATATCAAGCGTGGCTTAGCTTTTTGGAGACACAGGGGATTCCCTTGCCCAAGGCAAGTTTCTAG
- the metK gene encoding methionine adenosyltransferase, whose translation MAYLFTSESVSEGHPDKVSDQISDAILDAMLSQDPASRVACETLVTTGLVVVAGEITTKAYVEVPDIVRATIEKIGYTKAEYRFDADSCGVMVTLHSQSPDIAQGVNEGQGLDKEQGAGDQGMMFGYATKETPEYMPMALAFSHRLLRELARIRKEESQTIPYLRPDAKAQVTIEYNDNNEPVRIHTIVISTQHDDFDSEEAMLAKIRKDMIEIVIPRVIPANLIDANTIYHINPTGKFVIGGPHGDAGLTGRKIIVDTYGGKGAHGGGAFSGKDASKVDRSAAYAARHVAKNLVAAGVADEILVQVAYAIGVSKPVSLTINTYGTAKVQLNDGEIATRVSEIFDMRPKAIVERFGLTNPIFSETAAYGHMGREPFTREVEMMIAEVEENNQHKTEVRRKVKKAVEFFGWERLDYVDKVKQAFGL comes from the coding sequence ATGGCGTATTTATTCACCTCCGAATCGGTTTCTGAAGGACATCCTGATAAAGTATCCGACCAAATCTCTGATGCCATTCTTGATGCAATGTTGTCTCAAGACCCTGCCTCTCGTGTAGCTTGCGAAACCCTCGTTACGACTGGGTTGGTAGTAGTAGCCGGTGAAATCACCACTAAGGCCTATGTAGAAGTGCCCGATATTGTGCGCGCTACTATCGAAAAAATCGGCTATACCAAGGCAGAATACCGTTTCGATGCAGACTCTTGCGGTGTGATGGTAACACTACACAGCCAGTCACCCGACATCGCTCAAGGCGTAAACGAAGGCCAAGGGCTTGACAAAGAGCAGGGTGCAGGCGACCAAGGGATGATGTTTGGCTATGCAACCAAGGAAACTCCCGAATATATGCCAATGGCTTTGGCTTTTTCACACCGCCTACTCCGCGAGCTAGCACGCATCCGCAAAGAAGAAAGCCAAACTATCCCTTACCTCCGCCCCGACGCAAAGGCTCAGGTAACTATCGAGTATAACGACAACAACGAGCCTGTACGCATCCACACGATTGTGATCTCTACCCAACACGACGACTTCGACAGCGAAGAGGCGATGTTGGCCAAAATCCGTAAGGATATGATCGAAATCGTGATCCCACGAGTAATCCCTGCCAACCTCATCGATGCCAATACTATCTATCATATCAACCCTACAGGTAAGTTTGTGATTGGCGGTCCTCACGGTGATGCCGGTCTTACTGGCCGCAAAATCATCGTAGATACTTACGGTGGTAAAGGTGCACACGGTGGTGGCGCTTTCTCAGGCAAAGATGCCTCTAAAGTAGACCGCAGCGCGGCTTATGCAGCCCGCCACGTAGCCAAAAACTTGGTTGCCGCCGGTGTAGCCGACGAAATCTTGGTGCAGGTAGCCTATGCCATCGGCGTATCGAAGCCCGTGTCGCTCACTATCAACACTTATGGTACTGCCAAAGTACAACTCAACGACGGTGAGATTGCTACCCGCGTATCTGAAATCTTCGATATGCGCCCCAAAGCCATCGTAGAACGCTTCGGCCTCACCAACCCTATCTTCTCCGAAACAGCTGCTTATGGCCACATGGGCCGCGAGCCTTTCACCCGCGAGGTAGAAATGATGATTGCTGAAGTAGAAGAAAACAACCAACACAAAACAGAAGTACGCCGCAAAGTGAAAAAAGCGGTAGAGTTCTTCGGTTGGGAAAGACTCGACTATGTAGACAAAGTAAAACAAGCTTTCGGTCTATAA
- a CDS encoding acyl-CoA thioesterase: MLDSLLEGFASKVAIQVAWGEMDAAQHINNTVYLRYSETGRIAYFEALGFRVATDSAQAGPILAEINCRYKLPITFPDTAWVGTKVLVERPDAYSFWMEQYIISERHQRVAAEVRAKIVAYDYQNLRKAEVPEALWQQIMAFEGRFGQ; this comes from the coding sequence ATGCTCGATTCATTGCTGGAGGGCTTTGCCTCCAAAGTAGCCATTCAGGTAGCTTGGGGAGAAATGGATGCCGCCCAACACATCAACAATACGGTATACTTGCGGTACTCCGAAACGGGGCGGATTGCGTATTTCGAGGCTTTGGGCTTCCGAGTAGCCACAGACAGCGCGCAGGCAGGGCCTATCTTGGCCGAAATCAATTGTCGGTATAAATTGCCGATTACTTTTCCAGACACGGCTTGGGTAGGAACAAAGGTATTGGTTGAGCGTCCTGATGCATATAGCTTTTGGATGGAGCAATATATCATCAGTGAGCGCCACCAGCGGGTGGCTGCCGAGGTGCGGGCCAAAATTGTAGCTTATGACTACCAAAACCTGCGTAAGGCCGAAGTACCCGAAGCGCTATGGCAACAAATTATGGCCTTTGAGGGAAGATTTGGCCAATAA